TAAATAATAAATAGACAACTGTAGGCCGTTGGGTGATGTATTTCTTACCCCCGGGGCGGCGGCGGTTTGCTCCCATCGCCGTCGCTGTCGAGGGTCGGTGGCTCCCGGTAGTCAAAAGGCGACCGTACGTTCTCCGCCATTAGGACAGCTTCCCTACCTCTATCTCCGGTATAGAACTCAACGCGCATGTGCATTTATGCTGGATTTTAGTTTATGATAAAATGGGGTATATTGCTATTTATAAAGAACGCGATTGATATGGCCCACCAGAAGGCAGAAAAGCATTTGGCACAAACATCTGAAAATGCTAAATTGGAGTCCATGGATGGATAAAGCTACCTTCTTTTTATCCAAAAATGATAATGAAGCACTTGTGTGGAGACACCTCAGTTTAATCAGCAGTGAAAATCCAAATAATTTATAGGTGATACTGATTGATATTCACTGTACAGCAAATAAAATCAGAGAAcaatcaaagtaaaaaacaACTATTGCATCCATACAATATCAGTATATCAAGTTAGTGTTTCAACTATAAACGATGCACAGCTGATGCACACGAtgtaacaaacacattcagtttGCTACGGTGCGATATTAGATAAAATGTAACAGTCGACATGTTAAAACTATGTAGCAGCATTTCAAGTATCTAGTAGATCACAGTGTGCACATAACATTAATTATAACAACAAGCGGTAGGTGGATTTATCAGTCTTTGGATTTTGCCTCGCCCAAAAAAATGACAAACTTAAAAGACCAAGTCGGTTACTGTACATCAAAACAAAAAATCCCCAGGTTTTCGTTCGAATTACTGTAGTTGAATATGCCTGGCTAAATGTTTAGCTGCAGTTTTGTAATCACAGTTCATCAGTCGAGTAACATGAAATATTATTTGGCAAACTTCTAGCAATGTGAAATGGAGTGATAATAACAGCAGTGTTCATCCAATCAATACATGGTTTACACTGAGGTGAagagacaataacacaaaatgACTACAAAACATGACATTACGAATCTGCAACAACTTCTACACAACCCTTTGCTGAAAGAATTTTTGCTCCACCAATTAActtgcgatgcagtgcgattcgGGATATTGTAACATACTGTAGGGAAATACCAGTGCCTGGTGAGAACGCTGCTGGATTTGGTAAAAGAGGCTTAgtttctgtgggggggggggggggggggggggggggggttgccaaGGAGTACCATGTCACAGAATTCAAGGCCTATATCACATATCATCTAGGGTATGTTTACATGTGGATTATACCTGCAACATGAAGCTGGCTGTGTTAGCGCTGAAGACAGTTTGCTGTTAGATTTCATTGTTAGATTTATAGGGTTCTAGATCTCTTGCTACCCCTCGGCCTCTGTGTGCAAGACGTGCAGGGCCTGACAAGCAGAATCTGCCCAGTGAATAAGCTCCAGAAATACTCGATAGGTCCACATTTTTGCTGCAAATGGCCCCACTATACCATCCACCTCCTAGGAGAGAAGAGTAAACAAGTATTGCCTGTGGTTATTCATGCTAGTTACTTTCTCAGGAGCTCTGGATATCAATATTTTTAGAGGAATAAGACGTCGTAGCTACCTGAATTCAATATTTCTCACGCTGCTGCATTGTCTAAGGCAGGGTATGATACTGTGAATAATTAATTGCACACTACCTCGTTGCACTGATGGTCCGGTGTGACATCGACAGTCCCTTCCTCCGTCTCCAGGATCGTCCGGGTGCTGTAGAGGAGGTGTTCCAGCCTGGCCCGCACATTCTTCCTCACGGTCTCGtactctccctccatctggcccatctcctcttcctctcgcaGGATGACACATTCGAGCAGGCCCAGGCACTGCCGCAGGGCCGAGTGGATCAGCAGCACCTGCTCGTCTGAGCTGAGGTCCGTGGAGAACGAGGAGAGGGACACAATACGGTCCCCCCCTAGGGTGTGGTCCGACGAGAagctctccttttccctctgaaaggatgggaggggggggagggggcaaagGTGCAAAGGGGCAATGGAAGAGGCAAAAACGATTGATAAATCATTTATTGTATACTCATACAGTGGAAAGTGAAAATAAATTCTAGTGACAAATTTTTATCTAATTGAACTTTGCTACAGTATATACTGGCTTCTGTTACCAAAACCAACCCATTGATTGTCTATCAAGGAAATATATTATTAAGAACTATTCCTACTACAAAACTGCACTCAATCCTTTAGAGTGGGTCCTTGTGCAAGGGGGGGAAGGTATAGATAGATGAGGTTCTAAAGGTTGATTCAATTATGCACTGCAGCATCTCTCCATGGTCAGAGAATCCGTGAACAGTCGCATTGCAAAGTGGATTTGGTCTTCTATGGATTCCATTAATTTAAACTTGTTGGgcgtgtactgtacacaaagtCTGTCTCCAAACCACATATCTCTGAGAGTTATGTGCACATACAGTGCAGCGCCAAGTAAACCATGGATCAAAAGGCCTAAACTAACAGTTTTTAGACAAGTTACTCGAGCGGTCGATGCTATGTTCTTGTAGCCTATGTTTAACCGCACACCTGTTATGCGAATTTATTTATACAAAGTACTTACATAGAGGTCCAAAAGTTGTGAGCAGTCCTGGTGCAGCAGCCGAGCCAAACCCACTGCCCTCCCTGTTTGTGACTTGCCGGGTGCTGGCATGTCTAACGGGTCTACTGTTATCTGCTCTTGCCCGGCCATTTGTGGTCGAGCTCAGGCGGTTTGCGGTGAGTTGCGACGGGACCAGTCGAAATATTTTGATTCAAAGGCGGAGGTCAAACGTCAGACAAAAATATGAATTTCAGTCCGCAATTTTAATTAGCCCTACTACTTCCATTTCACTGTCATTGATTAAATGTTTGTTTCGTTGTTTAAGCGCATGCGACCCTGTATAGGCTATGGAATTTAATTGGTTCCGTAAGCAACAGGGGCGTTTTTCAGTGACGTAGATGTTCCCAACGTCAACAACAGACCCACCCATGGCTTAATACTGAGAAGGGCAATAAATCTTTctatcctttaaaaaaaaaagtgtggaacCGCTTTTGATCAAACAACCACAGTACAAATAAGACTCACAGATATTTTATTTGAATTCATTAATTGCCCCTTACTTTCCAATTCTCTGATTTTCTTTGAAGATGGGGGACCCCAGTGATCAGTGGTAATGGCAGTGTGCAGAGATATATGTCCTCCAACGTGAATAAACGTATTCAGCACAGAAACAGTTAACATGACCATTTTCACATAGCAGTTGTTAGTCTAAAACTAATATGAAACAATTTGCAATCAAATATAATAGACTAAAATGTGATTTattgccccctccccctttaaTAAATCAATCATAATCTACTAAAAGGTCTGCGAAGTAGAATCCTACTTGTTGAAATTGGGTTTCAAGCAAGAAATGCAGAGTTTGAACCAGGCCACAATGAAGACATCACAAAGTGGCACTATAGGTATGTCAAGCACgtgcatgcacgcacgcaaAAAGATATATTCTTTGAACGAAAAAAAAATCCACTAAAGGTTTATTATCAAGTTGCTTAATGTGTATGGTTTCatgccaataaaaaaaaaaaaaagattattttTATGGGAAAGCGTAATAACTAAAAGTCAACACTTTTAATTGACCTTGCAAGTGAGCTGGAAGAACTGAGataaaaacaagaacaaattgCAGGACTTCTATTGCATGGTGTGATATATTGCATGGAAATAACCAAATGTTACCAGGTAAAGATGTTATACAAATATCTATAAATGCATAGGAAGCGggtgtacccacacacacacatttgcacgcACATACAAAGTACACTCCCAGCGCACACCAACTAATGACAAAGGTTGTAAATAGGCCTTAAAACAACATGTTAATATTGTGTACAAAACAAATCACTTTGAAATCATAATTCCCTGATATAGTAGTACTGTATAGGTTCTAAGTGAGTGCTGTATTTCACTCTGCTGAGGTGACTTGCTACATTTTACTTCTATATATTTTAAGTCTTCATACAAGCCTAGTAAATGTCACTCTTTCCCCTTCCATCAGGTCCTCCCTTTTCCccaccctttcctctcctcagttctttcctttcctctctttccttttccttcACCCCTGCCCTCTCATGTCCTCCCCGTCTACATCAACACATGGCTGTCTCCCTGGGATACCTGCACCTCTGTGCTCTCCAACAGTATctgcccttctccctccctctcccacactatccctccatctactctctccttctccccgtcCCCCGCCCACACCATCTCCTCCGACTCCCTCCCTATGGTCACCCGTTCCCAAAgcaccccttcccctcctccctgggtctcctccaccccctccctgacCCACTCCACCGTCTGGTGGGGGGCGAGGGGAGCCGGAGACAGAGCGGCCACAGAGCTCAGGGTCAGCAGGGTAGTCTGCGAGCCGGAGGCGGTCATGGAGGTGGTGGCTGGGTGTGCCGTCAGCTGGATGAGCTGGGGctgaggggtggagaggtgggggtgagcGGTGCTGAACTGGAGCAGCATGGGgttctcctgctgctgctgccccaCCTGCACCACGTGATGGGAGGCCAGCTGGAGGAGTTGGGGCTGGGAGGAGTCCATTTGGGTCTGTGGGGAGAGGGACAGTACCATCTGGTGCAGGGGGGTGAGATCTCCTTGGCTCTCCTGGCTTACAGGGGGCAGGGCGGGAGGAGAGACCCCAGGCACCGTCTCCAAGACTGGGGTAGGAGTGGTGATTAGGGTCCCTGCATTGGCAGCCAAAGCCTCAGCTATGAGGACCTCGGGGTGGCTCTTGGCTTTGTGGGCCACCACACAGTCCTTCTTTTCAAACTTCTTGCCGCAGATGGAGCAGGAGAACTTGTAGAAGGCATCTGCATCATGCTTCTTCATGTGCCAGTTTAGGGAGGCTTTTTGGCGGCAGGTGAAGCCACAGATTTCACATCTGCCACAAGGGGGAGACAGATGGCAAGTTATGATCACGGTAATCTCCTTCTGCCTATattcttaacccttgtgctgccttcgggtcattgcGACCCGCCTTTTGCACcatgacggtgggtcacaatgacccgaaggcagcgcAAATCACTGCCGAACACTGCATAAAGAAGAAACGGCCCTCTTCTTAGCTCTGCACTCATCTCACCtggcctgacagaacagacAGGTGAAAACTATATAGAGTAGGGATgcgcatctccatcactgaggacgatgcgATACACATCTCGATGCCCTGCCAACAATCTgttacattaaagatacataaaagtaactactaatgcgatacgatACACCCCTcttgcgatgcagtgcgattcgACACGATGCGATTCAACAAGATGCAATGCGAAAGAAtatgatgctatgcaatttaatatggtacatgtgttctctgaatgtaaaaaagGGTAAATTGAACTAATACgtcctactttaaggtttttctcaatgactcagctcTCTCTCGTCTTACTTTGTCGTCCACAACAGAGATTTGTTTCTCTGAGAATAGCTTCCTATTCTTGATAGgggtaccggtggagctagccactgactgtagccatagctgaatccgagggggaggcagacgtcttcacacaaataccatgtagcctcttcagatGACTACCTAAATTGGCCATGCTGCCTGTTTATAGCAGCACCacatatcttgccaattgcatgggtctTGTCAAATTGCCCATCTTTCTTGGAAAATCCAAAGTGTTGCCAAAACTTGGATTTATCGCAATTCGTAGGAACGTGTAACTTTTCGTCCGCCATAATAACACTCGCCCAAACACGCCTCCAACTCGCGCGAAACTTGGCCAAGAGACTGgacgagaatcggccactgacagcagtggagatgAGAGCGCACTTAAGAAACGGTTagagaggaggaatctatctaaatataaaattattggtcacatttctcaatactaaAAGGTGTTCACCTACACACATTCTACATAAATACATCAGATTATACCGATGCAAACATTTTAGAAACGATGCATCGCGATTTCATCCCAGATTGTATCCGGTGCACACTTTTTTGATCCGGGCAATCGCATCGTGAGCTTTTATGCCGACGCACCGACGCAAACCGGTGAATCTTACCATCCCTAATATAGAGGATTTCTCGTTTTTCACAATGATCCATCCATGGGTCACTACTCACTGTATTGGCTTCTCCCCTGTGTGGATCATGCGATGCACGGCCAGGTTGTGTGAGCTCTTGAAGGCACGAGCACAGTACTCGCATATATAGTCCCGTTGATCTAATAGACAGGAGGATACAAATATAAAAGGAGCTAGGATGAGAACACAGAATGGAGGCAGACACCGCATGCAAACTCTGACTGAGTCATGGCTGTGAAGAAAGAGCGCAGATTTGGACCACAACCACCGTTTCTGAACGCGTTACCGGCATGGAATTTGGTGGTCCAACCTCATGGTCAAACTACATtctgtgcctgtgcgtgtgtgacttTACCGGTGTGGTGCTTGGCATGACGCAGAAGCTGTTTCTGCAGGCGAAACAGGCGCCCGCACGAGGGGTGAGGACACACATACTTCTTTTTCAACAGGTGCTGGTACTTTATATGGTGCTGAAGTAGCAAAGGcaaacaggagggagggagggagggagggagggagggagggagggagggagggagggagggagggagggagggagggagggagggagggagggagggagggagggagggagggagggaggagaaaacacAAAAGGATGGTGGTGGCGTGATTAAAGACTGTAATTAAAGAGACATGGTGCCAATGTTGTCATAGATACAGGTGGCTGATGGGAGAGGCAGACCTGCAGGTAGCGTGGGTGGGCTAAGACAGTTCCACAGCCCTCTATCTCACAGCGGACATACTGCACTGGTGGCTTCTTTCTGTGTAGTGCAGGAAGTATAGGGAATTCATAGAGGGAAATACTGTAAGGGTGTCACATTGAATTTGATTTATTTGCCTACTAAAATGCCTGAACGTGAATTGTGATGTGATCGCAATCCAACGAGAAGCGTTTACCTTCTTTTTGGTAACCGAGGAGTTTTGTCGTCTTTTCGTCGACGTCCTCTCCTATGTAGAAAAAtagagtaggagagagacagacagctcagAAACATTCATTCATACTATCACATACCAGCTGACTTTTAGACATCCCATTCATCCACTACTCAAGTTCCGGCCCATCAGTCCGACCATTCATTGGTTGATCTCTGACTTACTTCCTGGGTGGCTCCGTCTCCTCCCCAAACTCATTTTCCACCTTCACAGCCGTGTCTGCAGCGACCTCCGTCTTCACCTCTTTCTCATCCTCTGGTTCTTTATCaggctccctctccttcttgtcTTCCTTCTGCTTCGCTGCACGTCGCCTCGTTTTCTGAGGCTCTCTGTGAGGTGACACCAttattgtttttagttttttcaaattcaaatgtttgttttccttacagtctgtgtgtgcaaaGGTTCCACAGTGGCAACATGTGGCTTGGTCAGTCAGGGGTGTCCCCAATAACGGATTCAACCCAAGACTACCTCTTGGCTGCCGGTTTGTAGTTGAGGTCACTAGGGTCGTCTCTGAAAGGAAGGTCCTCATCGTCGATCAGCACGTCCCCATCCTCATTGCTGTAATGCACATCGCCACAGATCTGTAAACTTGCGCAGTTCAACATGTCACAGCAAACAGTTTGTATGTCCCGTTCGGCTAGAATCAAAAAGCCCTCACCTCCCATCAACGGATTTCAATGCATCTTCCTCGGCATCTGCAAAGTCTAAGCAGTGGCCCAAAGTGACCCTTAATGTAAGGTAGTTAACTCGAAGTTGTCGAAGTACATGTTAGAGCAGTGTGTGAGGTGTTTCCTTTACCACATGCGGCTGTTGTGTCGGGTTCAGTCTTGCACACGGGTGCTGCCGAGGAACGGGGGCCACTCTTCAGGAGCCTCGTTCTGGTGGAGCGCGGAGACGCTGAgggggacacgcacacagatacacacataagAATGAGAGTAGCAGTGTCTTCCAACCAGCACAGGGACAGAATTAAATGAATATTCGGATTCTAAAAGCTTTACTGTCCATCAAATGAACACATTCTCCCTatccctcactcactcagtcacacacacacaaatcatctAAATAAATCCTCATTGAGAACACTAAAGGAAAAGTCAGTAGACATCCTACATGTTGTATTTTAcagcaatatacagtaacaggtcaAAAGCATCCcactatatttatatttatttatttaaatgtcatACCTTTAGTTGAAGGTGCCTTGTCAGTGCTGAAGGTGAGAAAGTACTGTTGTAAGTGACTTGAATGTTGAACCGTGAATACATTATTAATTCTGGATTTATTACAATACATTCTGCAGGATCATTGCACAGGGGTTCCATTTCAACTGCATACTGACATACATGCACGTGTATCGGGCAAGACTACACTAAATTTGGGGTTAGCATGAGGACATCAACAAATGAACACTCTTCCAGCTTATTACCCTGGCTGTCGTTCTACTACGAACCTCCAAGTGGACAAGACTAAATGAGTTTGCCTGACAGTCCGTTCAACAATATTCCCTACCTTGGTGAACATAGACAAGCCGTCTATGCAGTTTGCTGCAAACTGTCACTTTAAACATAGGACGACTGACAGAGTCTAAGTGCAAACATTCCCCAGCTAGCTTCGAGCCTGATTGCTTTTCAACTTACGCCGGCGTTTGGTTGTTGTCATCAGTGTCTTTCGAAGCAGCTCCGGGAGCTTTCCCACGGCGGGGGGGTTCTGTTTTTTTCCGACGATTCTGATCTTGTACCCCACCGCCGCTTTCTGTTCTTTTCCTAGCTGCTGCTCCTCGAGCGGCTCGGTCCCGTAAAACTCGCCCGGAGCCTGCTATGCTGGATAGGGCATCATTCGAGACCACAGTGTCTACA
This sequence is a window from Hypomesus transpacificus isolate Combined female chromosome 25, fHypTra1, whole genome shotgun sequence. Protein-coding genes within it:
- the LOC124487138 gene encoding E3 ubiquitin-protein ligase ZFP91-like yields the protein MDPEIMGVSDRSPGSTGDCNQSSQRAAAPSPISSAKHTRERVLRGRGLGRVKVGVDTVVSNDALSSIAGSGRVLRDRAARGAAARKRTESGGGVQDQNRRKKTEPPRRGKAPGAASKDTDDNNQTPATDKAPSTKASPRSTRTRLLKSGPRSSAAPVCKTEPDTTAACDFADAEEDALKSVDGSNEDGDVLIDDEDLPFRDDPSDLNYKPAAKREPQKTRRRAAKQKEDKKEREPDKEPEDEKEVKTEVAADTAVKVENEFGEETEPPRKRGRRRKDDKTPRLPKRRKKPPVQYVRCEIEGCGTVLAHPRYLQHHIKYQHLLKKKYVCPHPSCGRLFRLQKQLLRHAKHHTDQRDYICEYCARAFKSSHNLAVHRMIHTGEKPIQCEICGFTCRQKASLNWHMKKHDADAFYKFSCSICGKKFEKKDCVVAHKAKSHPEVLIAEALAANAGTLITTPTPVLETVPGVSPPALPPVSQESQGDLTPLHQMVLSLSPQTQMDSSQPQLLQLASHHVVQVGQQQQENPMLLQFSTAHPHLSTPQPQLIQLTAHPATTSMTASGSQTTLLTLSSVAALSPAPLAPHQTVEWVREGVEETQGGGEGVLWERVTIGRESEEMVWAGDGEKERVDGGIVWEREGEGQILLESTEVQVSQGDSHVLM